In Citrus sinensis cultivar Valencia sweet orange chromosome 4, DVS_A1.0, whole genome shotgun sequence, one DNA window encodes the following:
- the LOC102611902 gene encoding probable arabinosyltransferase ARAD1 produces the protein MGERNASSFGFISRNFLFFLLAITSILFSLSWFFVLRSTGSPHFVDHSLLSNSAPPSIIDNGSSKESKPKSLDHVKNSVQEEELPQKKKDIKCNKNKKGVLKVYMYDLPPQFHFELLDWKSQGGSVWPDIRTRIPHYPGGLNLQHSIEYWLTLDLLASELPDNPSACGAIRVHNSSGADIIFVPFFSSLSYNKYSKKSPQKNKINNKVLQEKVVRFVTSQEEWKRSGGRDHLIVAHHPNSMLDARTKLWPAMFILADFGRYPPHIANVDKDVIAPYKHMVKSYVNDTSEFDSRPILLYFQGAIYRKDGGSVRHELFYLLKDEKDVHFSFGSVQKNGIHQASQGMHSSKFCLNIAGDTPSSNRLFDAIASHCVPVIISDEIELPYEDILDYSEFCIFVRTSDAVKENFLINLVRNIKKDEWTHMRDRLKEVQRFFEFQFPSKEGDAVQMIWQAVARKVPAMRRNIHKSRRFSRTVTGKEEGLKLIPSQPNFW, from the exons ATGGGTGAGAGGAATGCGTCTTCTTTTGGCTTTATTTctagaaattttttgtttttcttgctTGCAATCACGTCAATTTTGTTCTCCTTATCTTGGTTCTTTGTATTGCGTTCTACCGGCAGTCCTCATTTCGTTGACCATAGTTTGTTGTCCAATTCTGCACCCCCTTCCATAATTGATAACGGTAGTTCAAAAGAATCAAAACCTAAGAGTCTAGATCATGTTAAGAATAGTGTGCAAGAAGAAGAGTTaccccaaaagaaaaaagatataaagtgcaataaaaataaaaaaggagtTCTTAAGGTTTATATGTATGATTTACCTCCTCAGTTTCACTTTGAGCTTTTAGATTGGAAATCACAAGGGGGTAGTGTTTGGCCTGATATTAGAACAAGAATACCACACTATCCTGGTGGTTTGAACTTGCAACACAGCATAGAGTATTGGCTTACTCTAGATCTCCTTGCTTCGGAGCTTCCTGACAACCCAAGTGCTTGTGGTGCAATAAGAGTGCACAACTCTAGTGGAGCCGATATTATATTTGTACCATTCTTTtcatcattgagctataaCAAGTATTCCAAAAAGAGtccacaaaaaaataagatcAACAACAAAGTGTTGCAAGAGAAGGTGGTGAGATTTGTGACAAGTCAAGAAGAGTGGAAGAGGTCTGGTGGAAGAGACCATTTAATCGTGGCTCACCATCCCAATAGTATGTTAGATGCTAGGACGAAGCTGTGGCCAGCAATGTTCATACTTGCGGATTTTGGGAGGTACCCTCCTCACATTGCCAATGTTGATAAAGATGTTATTGCACCTTACAAACATATGGTCAAATCCTATGTCAATGATACATCTGAGTTTGACAGTCGTCCAATTTTGCTGTACTTCCAAGGAGCCATATACCGAAAAGAT GGTGGCTCTGTACGACATgaattattttaccttttaaaagatgaaaaagatgTGCATTTCTCATTTGGAAGTGTTCAAAAGAATGGAATCCACCAAGCTAGCCAGGGAATGCACTCTTCCAAATTCTGCCTCAACATTGCAGGTGACACCCCATCATCAAACCGCCTCTTTGATGCTATAGCTAGCCATTGCGTACCTGTCATCATCAGTGATGAAATTGAGCTCCCTTATGAAGATATTCTTGACTACTCCGAGTTCTGCATATTTGTACGCACATCAGATGCTGTGaaggaaaattttctaataaacCTAGTCAGGAATATCAAAAAGGATGAATGGACTCACATGAGAGACAGGTTGAAAGAGGTTCAGAGATTCTTTGAGTTTCAGTTCCCTTCCAAGGAAGGTGATGCTGTTCAAATGATATGGCAGGCTGTGGCTCGAAAAGTTCCTGCCATGAGAAGGAACATTCACAAGTCTAGGCGATTCTCTCGGACTGTTACTGGGAAAGAGGAAGGATTAAAATTGATACCATCACAACCAAATTTTTGGTGA
- the LOC102612193 gene encoding NADH--cytochrome b5 reductase 1, which translates to MDMEYLQNLDVQLLVGGAVAVLAIAVGAAYLYSSKKPKVSLDPENFKEFKLVKRLQLSHNVAKFTFELPTPTSVLGLPIGQHISCRGKDSQGEEVIKPYTPTTLDSDVGHFELVIKMYPQGRMSHHFREMRVGDYLAVKGPKGRFRYQPGQVRAFGMTAGGSGITPMFQVTRAILENPNDKTKVHLIYANVTYEDILLKEELDGFAAKYPDQFTIYYVLNQPPESWNGGVGFVSKEMIQTHCPAPASDIQVLRCGPPPMNKAMAAHLEALGYTSEMLFQF; encoded by the exons ATGGATATGGAATATCTGCAGAACTTAGATGTTCAGCTTCTCGTTGGTGGAGCTGTGGCTGTTTTGGCCATTGCTGTTGGTGCTGCTTACTTGTATTCCTCTAAGAAGCCCAAAG TTTCCTTAGATCCTGAGAATTTCAAGGAGTTTAAGCTTGTCAAGCGATTACAGCTGAGCCATAATGTGGCAAAGTTCACATTTGAACTCCCAACGCCTACATCGGTTTTGGGTCTTCCAATTGGACAACATATAAGTTGCAG GGGCAAGGATAGTCAGGGTGAAGAGGTTATTAAACCATATACCCCAACCACATTGGATTCTGATGTTGGTCATTTTGAATTGGTTATTAAG ATGTACCCCCAAGGAAGGATGTCACACCATTTCCGTGAGATGCGTGTTGGTGATTATCTTGCCGTGAAGGGACCCAAG GGTCGATTCAGGTATCAACCTGGCCAGGTCAGAGCATTTGGGATGACTGCAGGAGGTTCTGGCATCACTCCAATGTTCCAA GTTACTAGAGCCATATTAGAGAACCCAAATGACAAGACAAAGGTGCACCTCATTTATGCCAATGTTACATATGAGGACATTCTTTTAAAG GAAGAATTGGATGGATTTGCGGCGAAGTACCCTGATCAATTCACAATCTACTATGTGTTGAATCAG CCTCCTGAATCGTGGAATGGTGGTGTTGGCTTTGTCTCAAAGGAAATGATTCAAACCCATTGTCCCGCACCTGCTTCTGATATTCAG GTTCTGAGATGTGGTCCACCACCAATGAACAAGGCCATGGCTGCTCACCTCGAGGCACTTGGATATACTTCAGAAATGCTGTTCCAGTTCTAA
- the LOC127901876 gene encoding protein FAR1-RELATED SEQUENCE 5-like: MSDSPPIGIITDQDKAMQKAIEHVFPTTRHRWCLWHIMKKVPEKLWAFKERESIISLLLSVVYDSLSPAAFEKDWNDMITTYDLWDNAWLNGLYDERYHWVPCYLKDSFWARMSTTQRSESMNPFFDGFVNSKINLKQFVKQYENALQRNAELEWQADAKCFSKNTLCVTRYEMEKQVEKIESLGQGKKKNFEVVFDETECEVSSICSKFQFRGILCRHALSVLIRHDTEILPEMYILSRWRKYVKRCYSKVKVSYSMQNLSIQQERYDKMCTDFTEVANIAADNESSYKFVLDWINKTMKDLPKQIRCASVETTAIGEDLQENASASFEMTNEVSTQQSNIQQSNMTMFLFG, from the exons ATGTCTGATTCTCCTCCCATTGGTATTATTACTGACCAAGATAAAGCAATGCAAAAGGCAATTGAGCATGTTTTTCCTACGACTAGGCATCGATGGTGTTTGTGGCATATAATGAAGAAGGTGCCTGAGAAGTTATGGGCTTTTAAAGAACGTGAAAGTATTATTTCTTTGTTACTTTCTGTTGTTTATGATTCGTTGAGCCCTGCTGCATTTGAGAAAGATTGGAATGACATGATTACAACATATGATTTATGGGATAATGCTTGGTTAAATGGTTTATATGATGAGAGGTATCATTGGGTTCCATGCTATTTAAAAGACAGTTTTTGGGCGAGAATGTCAACAACGCAGCGAAGTGAAAGTATGAATCCATTTTTCGATGGGTTTgttaactcaaaaataaatttaaagcaGTTTGTGAAGcaatatgaaaatgcattGCAAAGGAATGCTGAATTGGAATGGCAAGCAGATGCCAAGTGTTTCAGTAAAAACACTCTGTGTGTAACAAGATATGAGATGGAAAAACAAGTTGAGAAGAT TGAATCACTTGgacaaggaaagaaaaaaaactttgagGTTGTGTTTGATGAAACTGAATGTGAAGTTAGCAGTATCTGCTCAAAGTTTCAGTTTAGGGGAATTCTTTGTAGACATGCCCTTTCAGTGCTGATACGGCATGATACTGAAATACTTCCAGAGATGTACATTTTATCAAGGTGGAGGAAATATGTGAAGAGATGTTATAGTAAGGTGAAAGTTAGTTATAGTATGCAGAATTTATCCATTCAGCAAGAGAGATATGACAAAATGTGTACTGATTTCACTGAGGTTGCAAACATAGCTGCTGATAATGAGAGTAGTTATAAATTTGtgttggattggattaataaaacaatgaaGGATCTGCCCAAGCAAATTCGGTGTGCAAGTGTGGAAACAACTGCTATTGGTGAA gatttgcaagaaaatgCTTCAGCATCTTTTGAAATGACTAATGAAGTCTCCACACAGCAGAGCAACATACAGCAGAGCAACATGACAATG TTTCTGTTTGGTTGA